A single region of the Pontimicrobium sp. SW4 genome encodes:
- a CDS encoding CPBP family intramembrane glutamic endopeptidase, translating into MSSAFYKLSEFFIIFILIPIAFTLHFNAWIKISIGLIGFAYIVVLLIRIEKLKLKIIPNLNWKSFFKRVFIQLLLIVILTSFFVFFTEKEALFNVLIAKPKLWALILFIYSLFSVYPQELIYRTFFFQRYKELISSEILFIFINAIVFSLGHIFFRNTLVLVLTFFGGLLFALTYSKTKSTLLVSIEHAIYGCWLFTVGMGNMLGFPS; encoded by the coding sequence ATGTCTTCTGCTTTTTATAAGCTTTCAGAATTTTTTATAATTTTTATACTCATTCCAATTGCTTTTACACTTCATTTTAATGCTTGGATTAAGATAAGTATTGGGTTAATTGGCTTTGCGTATATTGTTGTATTGCTTATAAGAATTGAAAAACTTAAGCTAAAAATTATTCCAAATTTGAATTGGAAATCTTTCTTTAAAAGGGTGTTTATTCAATTATTACTAATAGTAATATTAACTAGCTTTTTCGTCTTTTTTACTGAAAAAGAAGCATTATTTAATGTGTTGATTGCTAAACCAAAACTCTGGGCTTTAATTCTTTTTATATATAGTTTGTTTTCAGTGTATCCTCAAGAATTAATTTATCGGACGTTTTTCTTTCAGAGATATAAAGAACTAATTAGTAGTGAAATACTTTTTATATTTATTAATGCTATTGTATTTTCTCTTGGACATATTTTTTTTAGAAATACTCTAGTGTTGGTATTGACATTTTTTGGAGGGCTACTTTTTGCATTAACTTATTCTAAAACTAAATCTACACTTTTAGTCAGTATAGAGCATGCTATTTATGGTTGTTGGTTATTTACTGTTGGTATGGGGAATATGCTTGGGTTTCCTTCATGA
- a CDS encoding Lrp/AsnC family transcriptional regulator: MKFDAIDNNLLELLQEDSKQTNKELSNKLMLSVTAVYERIKKLEKAGVIKKYVALVNKEKINKSFVVFCSIKLVQHTKDYVVKFEREVAKLNEVAECYHISGDYDYLLKILVENMEAYREFMVKKLTTIDHIGSTHSAFMINEVKYTTAINV; encoded by the coding sequence ATGAAATTTGATGCTATTGATAACAATCTTTTAGAATTATTGCAAGAGGATAGTAAACAAACAAATAAAGAACTATCTAACAAGTTAATGCTTTCTGTTACAGCAGTTTACGAACGTATTAAAAAGCTTGAAAAAGCTGGAGTAATTAAGAAGTATGTAGCTTTAGTAAATAAAGAAAAAATCAATAAATCTTTTGTTGTGTTTTGTAGTATAAAATTGGTGCAACACACAAAGGACTATGTCGTTAAATTTGAAAGAGAAGTTGCAAAGTTAAATGAGGTTGCAGAATGTTATCATATAAGTGGTGATTATGACTATCTATTAAAAATTCTAGTTGAAAACATGGAGGCTTATAGAGAGTTTATGGTAAAAAAACTTACTACTATAGATCATATTGGTAGTACGCATAGTGCATTTATGATTAATGAGGTTAAATACACCACAGCAATAAACGTATAA
- a CDS encoding aminotransferase class I/II-fold pyridoxal phosphate-dependent enzyme, with the protein MPFKPANNIQDLQYFGEFGGVNPSISDSSTYTFLSAKTMFDTFEGNADGCYLYSRHSSPSNLYLGEALAAMEGTETATVTASGMGAITPVIMQLCGSGDHVISSRTIYGGTYAFLKNFAPRFNIETSFVDITKLDIVEAAITKNTKVIYCESVSNPLLEVADIKGLAEIAQRHNLKLIIDNTFSPLSISPVKLGADIVVHSLTKFINGSSDTVAGVICGTQEFIDDLRNVNDGACMLLGSTMDSLRSASVLKNLRTLHIRMQQHSLNASYLAEKFEADGLKTVYPGLKSHPSHELFKSMMLDKYGFGGMLTIDVGSINKANELMEMMQEKNLGYLAVSLGFYKTLFSAPGSSTSSEIPDKEREAMGLSDGLIRFSIGLDADIERTYKMMRECMTKLNIL; encoded by the coding sequence ATGCCTTTTAAACCCGCAAATAATATACAAGATTTACAATATTTTGGGGAATTTGGAGGAGTAAACCCTTCAATTTCAGACTCGTCTACATATACCTTTCTTTCTGCAAAAACGATGTTCGACACGTTCGAAGGAAATGCAGATGGGTGTTATTTATACTCACGTCACTCTTCTCCTTCTAACTTATATCTTGGAGAAGCCCTTGCTGCTATGGAAGGCACAGAAACAGCAACAGTAACTGCGTCTGGAATGGGTGCTATAACTCCAGTAATTATGCAACTTTGCGGTTCGGGAGATCATGTTATATCAAGCAGAACTATTTATGGAGGAACCTATGCTTTTTTAAAGAATTTCGCACCTCGATTCAATATAGAAACATCTTTTGTAGATATCACAAAACTAGATATTGTTGAAGCTGCAATAACTAAAAACACTAAGGTTATTTACTGCGAATCTGTGAGTAATCCTCTACTAGAAGTTGCAGACATAAAAGGTTTAGCTGAAATTGCTCAAAGGCACAATCTAAAACTAATAATAGATAATACTTTCTCTCCTTTATCAATTTCTCCAGTTAAATTAGGAGCTGACATTGTAGTACATAGCTTAACAAAATTCATCAACGGTTCATCAGATACAGTTGCAGGTGTTATTTGCGGAACTCAAGAATTTATCGACGATTTGAGAAACGTGAATGACGGTGCGTGTATGCTTTTAGGCTCTACTATGGATAGTTTACGTTCTGCTTCAGTACTAAAAAACTTAAGAACATTACACATTAGAATGCAACAGCATAGCCTTAACGCTTCCTATTTAGCTGAAAAATTTGAAGCTGATGGTCTAAAAACAGTATATCCAGGACTAAAATCACATCCTTCACATGAATTATTTAAGAGTATGATGCTTGACAAATATGGATTTGGAGGTATGCTTACGATTGATGTAGGATCTATTAACAAAGCCAATGAACTTATGGAAATGATGCAAGAAAAAAATCTTGGGTACCTAGCTGTAAGCTTAGGGTTTTATAAGACCTTATTCTCTGCTCCAGGGAGTTCAACATCATCTGAAATTCCAGATAAAGAACGAGAAGCCATGGGCTTAAGTGATGGCTTAATTCGTTTTTCTATTGGCTTAGATGCTGATATTGAGCGTACTTACAAGATGATGCGAGAATGTATGACAAAACTTAATATCCTTTAG
- a CDS encoding MarC family protein, protein MNEIIAFGILSFTSFFTLINPFGTMPIFMTMTVGLDQSHRTKTAKKASIVSFITIILFAFSGQVLFNFFGISVNSFRIVGGVIFFLMGMDMLQARLGKVKLKETEIKTYVNDISVTPLAIPMICGPGALTNAIVMMEDANTIEKKAALIFAVLIVILLTYIILYSSSRIIKILGETGINVMMRLMGLIVMVIAVEFFFSGLKPIMQEIIN, encoded by the coding sequence ATGAATGAAATCATTGCATTTGGAATATTATCATTTACTTCCTTTTTCACATTGATAAACCCTTTTGGGACGATGCCAATTTTTATGACTATGACTGTAGGTTTGGACCAAAGTCATAGAACAAAAACTGCAAAAAAAGCATCAATTGTATCTTTTATAACAATAATACTATTCGCATTTTCTGGTCAAGTTCTATTTAATTTTTTTGGTATTTCTGTTAATAGTTTTAGAATTGTTGGAGGTGTTATATTTTTTTTAATGGGAATGGATATGCTGCAAGCCAGATTAGGAAAAGTAAAACTAAAAGAGACCGAAATAAAAACTTATGTTAATGATATTTCTGTAACCCCACTAGCCATTCCAATGATTTGCGGACCTGGAGCCTTAACTAATGCCATAGTAATGATGGAGGATGCCAATACTATTGAAAAAAAAGCAGCTCTAATTTTTGCTGTATTAATAGTAATACTTCTTACGTATATTATTCTCTATAGTTCATCACGAATTATTAAAATTCTTGGAGAAACAGGAATTAATGTAATGATGAGGTTAATGGGACTTATTGTTATGGTTATAGCTGTCGAATTCTTTTTTAGTGGTCTTAAACCAATTATGCAAGAAATAATTAATTAA
- a CDS encoding metal-dependent hydrolase — MDSLTQIVLGAACGEATLGKKIGNKALLFGAIGGTIPDLDVFVGRWIYNNEIDIMAFHRGFMHSILFTIIGAFVFGWLVFKLYNKGCRKDTITQKDWIWLFFLSLFTHPILDSFTPYGTQLFTPFSNYRVAINNISVVDPMYTVPFLICMIVLMFFKRNAFKRKLWLKLGLGISSVYMLFTLINKVYITSIYKESLLIEEVSYLRFQTQPSIFNNVLWYGVAETETDYYVGFYSLLDTSSKVETWNKLPKNHHLASTENKDIKTLAWFSNGYYNLIEKEDGVLRYNDLRYPSFDQNDPNNAIFSFTMKKEGERYNILPFDGKPPSSEDFSYFWKRIKGIN, encoded by the coding sequence ATGGATTCACTTACACAAATAGTTTTAGGTGCAGCTTGTGGAGAAGCTACTCTTGGTAAAAAAATAGGTAACAAGGCATTGCTCTTTGGTGCTATTGGCGGAACCATTCCAGATTTAGATGTATTTGTTGGTAGATGGATTTACAATAATGAAATTGATATTATGGCCTTTCATAGAGGCTTTATGCACTCTATATTGTTTACTATTATTGGCGCTTTTGTTTTTGGTTGGTTAGTTTTTAAACTATATAATAAAGGTTGTCGTAAGGACACAATAACTCAAAAAGATTGGATTTGGTTGTTCTTTTTATCATTATTCACACATCCTATTTTAGATAGCTTCACGCCTTATGGGACACAGTTGTTTACGCCTTTTTCAAATTATCGAGTAGCTATAAACAATATTTCGGTTGTTGATCCAATGTATACTGTTCCTTTTCTTATTTGTATGATAGTTTTAATGTTTTTTAAAAGGAATGCTTTTAAACGCAAATTATGGTTGAAGCTAGGTTTAGGAATTAGTTCAGTATATATGTTGTTTACACTTATTAATAAAGTATATATAACGTCTATCTACAAGGAGTCTTTACTAATTGAAGAAGTATCATATTTACGGTTTCAAACGCAACCGTCTATATTTAATAATGTTTTATGGTATGGTGTAGCAGAAACTGAAACAGATTATTATGTAGGTTTTTATTCTTTGTTGGATACGTCTTCAAAAGTTGAGACATGGAATAAATTGCCTAAAAATCATCATTTAGCTTCAACAGAAAACAAAGATATAAAGACCTTAGCTTGGTTTAGTAATGGTTATTATAATCTTATTGAAAAAGAGGACGGTGTTTTAAGGTATAATGATTTACGTTACCCTTCGTTTGATCAAAATGATCCTAACAATGCTATTTTTAGTTTTACGATGAAAAAAGAAGGTGAACGATATAATATTTTACCTTTTGATGGTAAGCCTCCTTCTAGCGAAGATTTTTCTTATTTCTGGAAAAGAATAAAAGGGATTAATTAA